A single genomic interval of Zingiber officinale cultivar Zhangliang chromosome 4A, Zo_v1.1, whole genome shotgun sequence harbors:
- the LOC121969639 gene encoding DNA-3-methyladenine glycosylase-like: MTRQAAAAATTDGDAPTARFKRTARRYRRTARVGKGRPPKSVEQPEAARMVGGFSPLSKPGAILHQNFFLIDSLELAPRLLGKFLRRDDVILQITEVEAYRPNDSACHGRFGITSRTAPVFGPGGHAYVYLCYGLHMMLNVVADKEGVGAAVLIRSCAPINGLETIQERRGQNTEKPVLLTGPGKVGQALGLTTAWSNHSLYSPGGLELLDGPLPEKILVGPRVGIEYALPEHATAPWRFAIAGTPWISAPKSTLRPT; the protein is encoded by the exons ATGACGAGGCAGGCTGCGGCTGCCGCGACGACCGACGGCGATGCTCCGACGGCCCGCTTCAAAAGAACCGCGCGGAGGTACCGTAGAACCGCTAGAGTCGGAAAGGGCAGGCCTCCGAAATCCGTCGAGCAGCCCGAGGCGGCGCGCATGGTGGGTGGATTTTCCCCTCTTTCGAAGCCGGGCGCTATCTTGCACCAGAATTTCTTCCTAATCGATTCGCTCGAGCTAGCGCCTCGCTTGCTCGGCAAGTTCCTCCGCCGAGACGATGTCATTCTCCAGATCACCGAG GTGGAAGCATATAGGCCCAACGATTCGGCATGCCACGGTCGCTTTGGCATCACTTCGAGAACTGCTCCTGTA TTTGGACCAGGAGGGCATGCATATGTATATCTGTGCTATGGACTCCATATGATGCTCAATGTTGTTGCAGATAAGGAGGGAGTTGGTGCTGCAGTCTTGATTCGCTCATGTGCGCCTATTAATG GTCTGGAGACCATACAAGAACGTCGAGGCCAGAACACTGAGAAACCTGTCCTGTTAACAGGGCCTGGAAAG GTTGGTCAGGCACTAGGGTTAACCACTGCTTGGTCAAACCATTCCCTTTACAGCCCTG GAGGATTAGAATTATTAGATGGTCCTCTGCCTGAGAAGATACTGGTTGGACCTCGTGTGGGCATTGAGTATGCATTGCCTGAGCATGCTACTGCACCATGGAGGTTTGCTATTGCTGGTACTCCCTGGATAAGTGCTCCGAAAAGTACACTTCGTCCTACATAA